The proteins below are encoded in one region of Heliangelus exortis chromosome 22, bHelExo1.hap1, whole genome shotgun sequence:
- the LOC139806601 gene encoding uncharacterized protein produces the protein MIHCGKKYICAVITCIFMFASILICFWGDLQLQNNITRKIFPEARKFSPENQLCRGKPAENAITALKDNRTFIISPYFDDREGKVTRVIGIVHHEDVKELYCWFCCQPSGNIYVSKAKIDVHSDRFGFPYGTADIVCLEPKTCNPTHVSINQSPHGNIDQLPRFEIKNRKAETFSVDFTVCISAMFGNYNNVLQFIQSVEMYKILGVQKVVIYKNNCSHLMEKVLKFYVEEGTAEIIPWPINSHLNVSSKWHFSMDAKDIGYYGQITALNDCLYRNMQRSKFVVLTDADEIILPLKHPDWKTMMSSLQQQNPGTDIFLFENHIFPETVSTHMFNISSWNSVPGVNILQHVYREPDRKEVFNPRKMIIDPRKVIQTSVHSVLRAYGKSVNVPMDVALVYHCRVPLQADLPRESLIRDTTLWRYNSSLITNVNKVLHQTIL, from the coding sequence ATGAtacactgtggaaaaaaatatatctgtgctgttattacatgtatttttatgttTGCAAGCATCTTAATCTGCTTCTGGGGAGATCTTCAGCTACAGAATAACATAACTAGAAAAATTTTCCCCGAGGCAAGAAAATTCAGCCCAGAGAATCAGCTTTGTAGGGGAAAACCTGCTGAAAATGCAATAACAGCATTGAAAGATAACAGAACTTTTATTATATCCCCATACTTTGATGACAGAGAAGGCAAAGTCACTCGTGTGATTGGGATTGTTCACCATGAAGATGTAAAAGAACTGTACTGCTGgttctgctgccagcccagtgGGAATATATATGTATCAAAAGCAAAGATTGATGTTCACTCAGACAGATTTGGCTTCCCTTATGGCACAGCAGATATCGTTTGTTTGGAACCCAAAACCTGCAATCCAACACACGTATCAATTAATCAGTCTCCACATGGAAACATTGACCAGCTCCCGAGGTTTGAAATTAAAAACCGCAAGGCTGAGACCTTCTCTGTTGACTTCACTGTCTGCATCTCTGCCATGTTTGGAAATTACAACAATGTCTTGCAGTTTATACAAAGTGTGGAAATGTACAAGATTCTTGGGGTACAGAAAGTGGTGATCTATAAGAACAACTGCAGCCACCTGATGGAGAAAGTCTTGAAGTTTTATGTGGAAGAAGGGACTGCAGAGATAATTCCCTGGCCAATAAATTCACACCTTAATGTTTCTTCTAAATGGCACTTTTCTATGGATGCAAAAGACATTGGCTACTATGGACAAATCACAGCTCTGAATGACTGTTTATACCGTAACATGCAGAGGAGTAAGTTTGTGGTTCTCACTGATGCTGATGAAATAATTCTTCCCCTTAAGCATCCAGACTGGAAAACTATGATGAGCAGtcttcagcagcaaaaccccGGGACTGACATTTTCCTCTTTGAGAACCACATCTTCCCAGAAACAGTATCTACTCACATGTTCAACATTTCATCCTGGAATTCTGTGCCAGGAGTTAATATACTACAGCATGTCTACAGGGAGCCTGACAGGAAAGAGGTTTTCAACCCCAGAAAAATGATAATTGATCCTCGAAAGGTGATTCAGACTTCAGTGCATTCTGTCCTACGTGCTTATGGGAAGAGTGTGAATGTTCCCATGGATGTTGCCCTTGTTTATCACTGTCGGGTGCCCCTTCAAGCTGACCTTCCCAGGGAGTCTCTCATCAGAGATACAACACTGTGGAGATACAACTCATCATTAATCACAAATGTTAACAAGGTGCTACATCAAACCATTCTGTAA